A genome region from Synchiropus splendidus isolate RoL2022-P1 chromosome 5, RoL_Sspl_1.0, whole genome shotgun sequence includes the following:
- the stk33 gene encoding serine/threonine-protein kinase 33, whose protein sequence is MESLRTTVEPAGREVPHVRLGTDADLKNLYTYGRKLGQGSFGVVYEATHNETRTQWAIKEVRRPEPGSSKVKLLEQEIKILKQVNHPHIIHLKEVYETAKKIYLVTELCVGGELRHLLQRKKLFTEDEARQIIGSLAHAIVYLHKRDIVHRDLKLENILVKNSLNEDDRSRINIKVTDFGLAIKTGGVGIENMMRDACGTLTYMAPEMMSGRGYSHLCDVWSVGVIMHTLLCGEPPFLCKTKTTLLEVIMKGEVKYDGPVWSTVSRSAKELLSCLLKVDPGYRMSASQLLENPWITGDMNGPALPTNVLELMHHYLEQEENSQNQKDEWITSAADAVDKPLSSISTIATRTCQEDAEICPAKMNGLCEAAAKLESSDQNGATKIKNGSLPRTTSAQGQDGVKLCRLSTANISQPQDERVSYLSRADDLGPSPQNKTGFH, encoded by the exons ATGGAGTCCCTGCGGACCACCGTGGAACCGGCGGGAAGGGAGGTTCCTCACGTTCGCCTCGGGACTGACGCCGACCTGAAG AATCTCTACACCTACGGGAGGAAACTGGGTCAAGGAAGCTTTGGGGTTGTTTACGAAGCCACACACAACGAGACAAGAACACAATGGGCCATTAAGGAGGTCCGCAGACCAGAG CCTGGGAGTTCAAAGGTCAAACTCCTGGAGCAGGAAATCAAAATCCTCAAACAAGTGAACCACCCTCACATCATTCATCTGAAGGAGGTCTATGAAACAGCCAAA AAGATTTACTTGGTCACTGAGCTGTGTGTCGGAGGTGAGCTGAGGCACCTGCTGCAGAGGAAAAAACTCTTCACTGAGGACGAGGCCCGGCAGATCATCGGCAGCTTAGCCCACGCCATCGTCTACCTGCACAAGAGAG ACATCGTTCACCGAGACCTGAAACTTGAGAACATCCTTGTGAAAAACTCTCTGAACGAAGACGATCGAAGCAGAATTAACATCAAG GTGACAGACTTCGGATTAGCCATCAAGACAGGCGGTGTGGGGATTGAAAACATGATGCGGGACGCATGCGGGACTCTGACCTACATGG CTCCTGAGATGATGAGCGGGCGAGGTTACAGCCATCTGTGTGACGTGTGGAGTGTGGGTGTTATCATGCACACACT ACTCTGCGGGGAACCTCCGTTCCTGtgcaaaacaaagacaactTTACTGGAGGTGATCATGAAGGGAGAAGTCAAATACGACGGACCCGTGTGGAGCACAGTCAGCCGTTCAG CCAAAGAGCTCCTCTCCTGTCTCCTGAAGGTGGATCCTGGCTACCGCATGTCGGCCAGTCAGCTTCTGGAAAACCCCTGGATCACT GGTGATATGAATGGTCCCGCACTTCCGACCAATGTGCTTGAGTTGATGCATCACTACCTGGAACAGGAGGAAA ATTCACAAAACCAGAAGGATGAATGGATCACATCTGCTGCGGACGCTGTGGACAAACCACTCTCTAGCATCTCAACTATCGCGACCCGCACGTGTCAGGAAGATGCTGAGATCTGTCCCGCAAAAATGAACGGCCTCTGTGAAGCAGCAGCTAAACTG GAAAGCAGTGACCAGAACGGCGCCACCAAAATTAAAAACGGGTCTCTACCTCGCACCACGTCTGCACAG GGCCAGGATGGTGTGAAACTGTGCAGGCTGTCCACTGCAAACATCTCCCAACCTCAGGATGAGAGAGTGTCTTATCTCAGCAGAGCAGACGACCTCGGACCGTCTCCCCAAAACAAGACTGGTTTCCACTGA